A stretch of Aythya fuligula isolate bAytFul2 chromosome 1, bAytFul2.pri, whole genome shotgun sequence DNA encodes these proteins:
- the PANX2 gene encoding pannexin-2 isoform X2, whose protein sequence is MHSSDFSLCYTEEPIYCYTPHNFTRDQALYARGYCWTELKDALPGVDASHWPSLFEHKFLPYALLAFAGIMYIPALGWEFLASTRLTSELNFLLQEIDNCYHRAAEGRAPKIEKQIQSKGPGITEREKREIIENAEKEKSPEQNLFEKYLERRGRSNFLAKLYLARHLFIIFLSIIPITYLSTYYATQKQNEFTCALGEPPDKTSSSKLHIRVNCKLPSVQLQRIIAGVDIVLLCFMNLIILINLIHLFIFRKSNFIFDKLNKVGIKTKKQWQKSQFCDINILAMFCNENRDHIKSLNRLDFITNESDLMYDNVVRQLLAALAQSNHDATPTMRDSGIQTIDPSVDPADIDGNEQLIIKRPRKKMKWIPTTNPLPQPFKEQLAIMKVENHKPEKPKPVRRKTATDSLIAPLLESTAKTSQQSSAHKTDSNAIPSTGSEKKHTRHFSLDVHPYILSSKKPKPEIPAIPSMPTSKSQEGGFLNQEENVIVHVTSSLKDTPHPAKEMLYSSETCRTGPAAGAFVTCNHNHIATTAATTTMTLNPVKAEPGPALNCNPTHPLLHINTLYEDHEEEVPNIIDNGIHSPADTGEILSIPTPKQIRLATFDEPMAIVSSVEY, encoded by the exons ATGCACAGCAGTGACTTTTCTCTCTGTTATACAGAGGAGCCAATATACTGTTACACACCACACAACTTCACCCGCGATCAAGCCTTGTATGCCAGAGGATATTGTTGGACAGAATTAAAAGATGCCTTGCCAGGAGTTGATGCCAGCCACTGGCCCTCCTTGTTTGAGCATAAGTTCCTACCTTATGCACTGCTGGCTTTTGCTGGGATAATGTACATtccagctctgggctgggaATTTCTGGCCTCCACCCGACTGACTTCAGAGCTTAATTTTTTGCTCCAGGAGATCGATAATTGCTACCACCGTGCAGCTGAAGGACGAGCACCAAAAATTGAGAAACAGATCCAGTCCAAAGGCCCAGGGatcacagagagagagaaaagagaaatcattgagaatgcagagaaggaaaaaagccccGAACAGAACTTGTTTGAGAAATACCTGGAAAGAAGAGGACGCAGTAACTTCTTGGCTAAGCTTTATCTCGCAAGACATCTGTTCATCATCTTTTTAAGCATTATACCGATTACATACTTATCCACCTACTATGCtacacagaagcaaaatgaatttaCATGTGCGCTAGGAGAGCCTCCAGACAAAACAAGCAGCTCCAAATTGCACATCAGAGTGAACTGTAAGCTGCCATCTGTCCAGCTCCAGCGGATCATTGCGGGTGTAGATATTGTTCTCCTCTGCTTTATGAACTTGATCATCCTTATCAACTTAATTCACCTCTTCATATTTCGTAAGTCCAACTTCATATTTGATAAACTCAACAAAGTTGGAATAAAGACCAAGAAACAGTGGCAGAAGTCCCAGTTTTGTGACATCAATATTTTGGCCatgttttgtaatgaaaatcGGGACCACATAAAATCTTTGAACCGCCTGGATTTTATTACAAATGAAAGTGATCTGATGTATGACAATGTGGTCCGCCAGCTGCTTGCGGCCTTGGCCCAGTCTAACCATGATGCCACTCCAACCATGCGTGATTCAGGGATCCAAACAATAGACCCAAGTGTCGACCCAGCAGACATTGATGGTAATGAGCAGCTCATCATTAAGAGACCAAGGAAGAAGATGAAATGGATCCCAACTACCAATCCACTTCCTCAGCCATTCAAGGAACAGTTAGCCATTATGAAGGTTGAAAACCATAAACCCGAAAAGCCTAAGCCTGTGCGGAGAAAAACAGCGACAGATAGCCTTATTGCTCCTTTACTAGAATCCACTGCAAAAACCTCACAGCAATCATCAGCTCATAAAACTGACTCAAACGCCATCCCAAGCACAGGCAgtgaaaaaaagcacacacgACACTTTTCCTTGGATGTACATCCATATATACTTAGTAGCAAAAAACCCAAGCCAGAGATTCCAGCCATCCCCTCGATGCCTACATCAAAAAGCCAAGAAGGTGGATTCCTAAACCAGGAAGAGAATGTCATAGTACACGTTACCTCCTCTCTCAAAG ACACCCCTCATCCTGCAAAAGAGATGCTGTACTCATCAGAGACATGCAGAACTGGGCCCGCTGCTGGGGCTTTTGTCACATGCAACCACAACCACATAGCCACCACTGCTGCGACCACAACGATGACTTTGAACCCAGTCAAAGCAGAACCGGGCCCGGCACTGAACTGCAACCCCACACACCCACTGCTGCACATCAACACGCTCTACGAAGATCACGAGGAGGAAGTCCCAAACATCATTGACAATGGGATTCACTCACCGGCCGACACGGGGGAGatcctctccatccccacccccaAGCAGATAAGGCTGGCAACGTTTGACGAGCCAATGGCAATCGTGAGCTCGGTGGAGTACTGA